The genomic DNA TTTCGGCCAGACCGGGGGCAACTTCGAGCGTGCCGGGTTTGTAGCGGGTGAGGCCCTCGTAGAGGTTCACGAGGATGCGGAAATCGTTCACCGCGGTCACCGCAGCCGGGTCGAGCGACTTGGGCTCGGCCACCTGACCGACGATCAGCACGCCTTCGGGGGTTTGCGCCGTTGCGGCCATCGGGGCCAGCGCAATCGCGGCACCGGCGGCGATCACGGCGCGGCGTGTCCAGTTGAAGAGGGTCATTGGAGCATCTCCCTGTGGTTTTTTATGCGGCCTGTCCCTTGCGGGCAGCCGGGTGTTCGTGTGAGGAATTAATCATGATAAATTTGACAGGTCAATTTATCATGATAAATTTCTTTGCGGAGAGTAAAGGAGCCGCATGACATTCTCAATTCTTGTGCATGACGCCCAAACAAACGCCATTGCCGGTGCGGCAGCGACTGGGAGTCTGTGTGTAGGCGGCTGGGTGCTGCGGGGGCGATGGGGCGCGGGCATGAGCGCGAGTCAGGGGGCGGCCCCCTCGACGCTTTGGGGCGAGCAGGTGCTGGACGAGATGGAAGGCGGTGCGGGCGCGAGCCTTGCCCTAAACAGGGTGACGGCCCCTGATGCCGGGCGGGACTGGCGCCAGCTTGCGACCTTGGACATGTCTGGCGCGGCGGCTTGCTTTACCGGCACGAAGAATACCGCACTCACGGCTTCGCATGTGTTCAAGGGTGGGGTTGCTTCGGGCAATATGCTGGGGAGCCGGACGGTGCCGGAGGCGATGGCGCGCCGATACATGGAGGCGGAAGGCAGCTTGCCGGAGCGTTTGATTGCGGCGCTTTGGGCTGCTGCGCGGGACGGCAGCGACAAGCGGGGGCTGCTCTCGGCGGCGCTGCTTGTGCTGCGCCCTGATGCGGCGCCGCTAACGCTGAGGATCGACCATTCGGACCAGCCCTTGGAGGCCCTTGGAGACCTGTTGCAGCGGGCGACCACGGGCGATTATGGCGATTGGGCGCGGCAGGTGCCCACGCTCGCAAAACCTCAGCGGGTCTTGGATGAGGGGCTGGTGGGCACCTTGGTGCCGGAGCCCGAGGAGTGACGGACTGGGGCGCACGCGCGGCGGACCATCTGGAGGCGCTGGCCGGGTTCAGCGCACCGGGGCCGGGTGTGACGCGGATGCCCTATGGCCCAGAGCATCGCGCTGCGGTGGGCTACTTGACGGGTATGATGGAGGGGGCCGGGTTGGCGGTGCATCTCGACGCGGCGGCCACGTTGGTGGGCCGGGCAGAGGGCGGCGGTGCGGGCACCTTCTATATGGGCAGCCATCAGGACAGCGTGCCAGAAGGCGGAGCGTTTGACGGGATTGCGGGCGTGGTGCTGCCGGTGCTGGCGATGCAGATGCTGTCCGAAGAGGGCGTGCAACTGCCGTTTGCGGTGGAGGTGCTGGGCTTTGCCGACGAAGAGGGTGTGCGCTTTCCGACGGCGCTGGTCGGCAGCCGGGCGGTGGCGGGCACGGTGGATATGGCGGTGCTCGACATGGAAGACCGCGACGGGGTGAGCCTGCGGGCGGCGCTGGAGGGGTTTGGCTGCGATCCGGCGGGTATTCCCTCCATTGCGCGGACAGGAAACCGGGCGCTGGGCTATCTTGAGGCGCATATCGAGCAGGGGCCGGTGTTGGAGGCCGAGGGCGAGGCGCTGGGCGTTGTGACCGGGATCTGCGGGATCGAGCGCCATACGCTGCGTTTTGTGGGCGAAACCGGCCATGCGGGCACGGTGCCGATGGCGGCGCGCAAGGATGCGCTAGTGGGCGCGGCGCGGGTGATCACCGAGGTTGACCGGCTGGCGCGGGCCACGCCGGGGATTCGGGCGACGGTGGGCCAAGTGGATGTGCGCCCCGGAGCGGTGAACGCGGTGCCCGGTGAGGTGCGCCTGCCGGTGGAGTTGCGCAGCGAGGATGACGCGGCCCGCGATGAGGCAGGCGCAGAAATTCAGGCATTTGCCCGGCGCGTGGCCGATGAGATGGGCTTGGAACTAGAGGCGCGCCGCACCTATGCCCAGCCCGCCGCGCCCTGCGATCCGGCGTTGAGGGGCGCGTTGGTGCAGGCGGTGCAAGCAGGCGGTGGCAGGGGGCTGGAACTGACATCTGGCGCCACCCATGATGCCAGCGCGATGGCCGACCTTTGCCCAATTTCTATGCTCTTCATCCGCTGCCGGGGCGGGGTGAGCCACCGGCCTGACGAAAACGCAAGCCCAGCAGATCTTGGCGCGGCGGTTCATGCGATTGCGGAGACGCTCCGGCGGCTGGCCGACGCCTAAAAAGTGGGCAGTTTTCGCGCGCGAGCACCGGGTTTGTCATTTCACTTTGTAATGTCGGCTATGACGTGGATAATCGAAGCAATGACAAAAACGTTTGACGAGATGTGGGGGAGGGAGGATTCGCTAAGAGCGCCCTACTCCCAATTTGGACAATGGTTTGAAGGGGAAGACCCGGCCCGGCTGCGCGCAAAGCAGCGTGAGGCTGAGGAGGTTTTTCGGCTTACGGGCATCACCTTCAACGTCTATGGGCAGGCGGCGGCGGAGGAGCGGCTCATTCCGTTCGACATCGTGCCGCGCATCATCAGTGGTAACGAATGGAAGAAGCTGACCCGTGGCATTGAGCAACGGGTGCGCGCCATCAATGCCTTCCTGCATGACATCTACCACCGCCAGGAGATTGTCCGCGCCGGGCGGCTGCCTGTGGAGATGATCAAGAACAACGAGGCCTATCTGCCCGAGATGATCGGCGTCACCCCGCCGGGCGGGGTGTATACCCATATCGTGGGCATCGACCTTGTGCGCACCGGCGACGATGACTTTTACGTGCTGGAAGACAATGCGCGCACGCCGAGCGGTGTGAGTTACATGCTCGAAAACCGCGAGACGATGTACAAGATGTTCCCCGAACTCTTCGGCAAGACGAAGGTGCGGCCGGTGAGCCAGTATCCGCGTTCGTTGCTGCGCTCGCTTTCGGCCTGCGCCCCGGCCTGCGCCGAGGGCAACCCGACCGTCGCGGTGCTGACTCCGGGCAGCTACAACTCGGCCTATTTCGAGCATGCCTTTTTGGCCGACCAGATGGGCGTGGAGCTGGTGGAAGGCTCTGACCTGCGGGTGGTTGACGGGCGCGTGGCCATGCGCACGACCCAGGGCTACAAGCCGATTGACGTGATCTACCGCCGGATCGACGACGACTATATCGACCCGCTCACCTTCAACCCCGAGAGCGCGCTGGGCGTGCCGGGGATCATGGATGTTTATCGCGCGGGCAACCTCGCCATCGCCAACGCGCCGGGCACCGGCATTGCCGATGACAAGGCGATCTATAGCTACATGCCGGAGATCGTGGAGTTTTACACCGGTGAGAAGGCGATTTTGCAGAACGTGCCGACATGGCGCTGCAATGACCCGGAGAGCCTGAAATACGTGCTCGACAACCTGTCTGAGCTTGTCGTCAAGGAAGTCCATGGATCGGGCGGCTACGGGATGCTGATTGGCCCGACCGCCAGCAAGAAAGAGATTGCCGAGTTTCGCAAGAAGCTGGAGTCGCGTCCGGGCAACTACATTGCCCAACCGACGCTTAGCCTCTCGACGGTGCCGATCATGACAAAGGCGGGCCTTGCCCCGCGCCATGTGGATCTGCGGCCCTTCGTGCTGGTCAGCCCCGAGGGTGTGAAGATTACCCCCGGCGGGTTGACGCGGGTGGCGCTGAAGAAGGGGAGCCTTGTCGTCAATTCCAGCCAGGGCGGAGGCACCAAGGACACTTGGGTGCTGGAGGACTAGGCCATGCTAGGAAAAACGGCAGGCGGCCTGTTCTGGATGTACCGCTACCTTGAGCGGGCAGAGAACATCACCCGCATCGTGGAGACCGGCCAGCGCATTGCCCTGACCCGGAATCAGGAGAACGGCGACGAATGGGCCTCGGTCCTGCAGACGGCCTCGGTGGATCTTGGCTACTTCGAGAAGCATGACGAGCTGTCGAAGGATGCAGTGATCGACTGGATGCTGCGCGACAAGGAAAACCCCTCATCGGTGATGAGTTCGGTGGAATCGGCGCGCAACAATGCCCGGCAGGTGCGCACCGCCCTGACCCATGAGGTGTGGGAGGCGATGAAC from Oceanicola sp. D3 includes the following:
- a CDS encoding DUF1028 domain-containing protein, whose protein sequence is MTFSILVHDAQTNAIAGAAATGSLCVGGWVLRGRWGAGMSASQGAAPSTLWGEQVLDEMEGGAGASLALNRVTAPDAGRDWRQLATLDMSGAAACFTGTKNTALTASHVFKGGVASGNMLGSRTVPEAMARRYMEAEGSLPERLIAALWAAARDGSDKRGLLSAALLVLRPDAAPLTLRIDHSDQPLEALGDLLQRATTGDYGDWARQVPTLAKPQRVLDEGLVGTLVPEPEE
- a CDS encoding M20 family metallo-hydrolase; the protein is MTDWGARAADHLEALAGFSAPGPGVTRMPYGPEHRAAVGYLTGMMEGAGLAVHLDAAATLVGRAEGGGAGTFYMGSHQDSVPEGGAFDGIAGVVLPVLAMQMLSEEGVQLPFAVEVLGFADEEGVRFPTALVGSRAVAGTVDMAVLDMEDRDGVSLRAALEGFGCDPAGIPSIARTGNRALGYLEAHIEQGPVLEAEGEALGVVTGICGIERHTLRFVGETGHAGTVPMAARKDALVGAARVITEVDRLARATPGIRATVGQVDVRPGAVNAVPGEVRLPVELRSEDDAARDEAGAEIQAFARRVADEMGLELEARRTYAQPAAPCDPALRGALVQAVQAGGGRGLELTSGATHDASAMADLCPISMLFIRCRGGVSHRPDENASPADLGAAVHAIAETLRRLADA
- a CDS encoding circularly permuted type 2 ATP-grasp protein, yielding MTKTFDEMWGREDSLRAPYSQFGQWFEGEDPARLRAKQREAEEVFRLTGITFNVYGQAAAEERLIPFDIVPRIISGNEWKKLTRGIEQRVRAINAFLHDIYHRQEIVRAGRLPVEMIKNNEAYLPEMIGVTPPGGVYTHIVGIDLVRTGDDDFYVLEDNARTPSGVSYMLENRETMYKMFPELFGKTKVRPVSQYPRSLLRSLSACAPACAEGNPTVAVLTPGSYNSAYFEHAFLADQMGVELVEGSDLRVVDGRVAMRTTQGYKPIDVIYRRIDDDYIDPLTFNPESALGVPGIMDVYRAGNLAIANAPGTGIADDKAIYSYMPEIVEFYTGEKAILQNVPTWRCNDPESLKYVLDNLSELVVKEVHGSGGYGMLIGPTASKKEIAEFRKKLESRPGNYIAQPTLSLSTVPIMTKAGLAPRHVDLRPFVLVSPEGVKITPGGLTRVALKKGSLVVNSSQGGGTKDTWVLED